From a single Callithrix jacchus isolate 240 chromosome 5, calJac240_pri, whole genome shotgun sequence genomic region:
- the ARFGAP1 gene encoding ADP-ribosylation factor GTPase-activating protein 1 isoform X11 has product MRTIFVRSVTMDKWKDLELEKMKVGGNAKFREFLESQEDYDPCWSLQDKYNSRAAALFRDKVTALAEGREWSLESSPAQNWTPPQPRTLPSTVHRASGQPQNVIASSDKAFEDWLNDDLGSYQGAQGNRYVGFGNTPPPQKKEDDFLNNAMSSLYSGWSSFTTGASRFASAAKEGATKFGSQASQKFWGHKQQPEPASELGHSLNENVLKPAQEKGVSSKGWRDVTTFFSGKAEGPLDSPSEGHSYQNSGPDHFQNSSIDQSFWETFGSTESAKARKSPSSDSWTCADTSTERRSSDSWEVWGSASTNRNSNSDGGEGGEGAKKAVPPAVPADDGWDNQNW; this is encoded by the exons ATGAGAACAAT CTTTGTGCGCTCCGTTACTATGGACAAGTGGAAGGACCTTGAGCTTGAGAAGATGAAAGTGGGCGGGAATGCTAAGTTCCGAGAGTTCCTGGAGTCACAAGAGGATTACGATCCCTGTTGGTCCTTGCAGGACAAGTACAACAGCAGAGCCGCGGCCCTCTTCAGGGATAAG GTGACCGCTCTGGCCGAAGGCAGAGAGTGGTCTCTGGAGTCGTCACCTGCCCAGAACTGGACCCCGCCTCAGCCCAGGACACTGCCGTCCACGGTGCACCG AGCCTCTGGCCAGCCACAGAATGTGATCGCCTCCTCGGACAAGGCTTTTGAAGACTGGCTGAATGATGACCTAGGCTCCTATCAAGG GGCCCAAGGGAATCGCTATGTGGGGTTTGGGAACACACCACCacctcaaaagaaagaagatgacTTCCTCAACAATGCCATGTCTTCCCTGTACTCG GGCTGGAGCAGCTTCACCACTGGAGCCAGCAGGTTTGCCTCAGCAGCCAAGGAGGGC gcTACAAAATTTGGATCCCAAGCAAGTCAGAAG TTTTGGGGTCACAAGCAGCAGCCGGAGCCG GCGTCCGAGCTGGGCCATAGCCTGAACGAGAACGTCCTCAAACCTGCTCAGGAGAAG GGAGTCAGCAGTAAGGGATGGCGGGATGTCACCACCTTTTTTTCAGGGAAAGCAGAAGGCCCCTTGGACAG CCCCTCTGAGGGCCACAGTTACCAGAACAGCGGTCCAGACCACTTCCAGAACAGCTCCATAGACCAGAGCTTCTGGGAGACCTTCGGGAGCACTGAGTCTGCCAAGGCCCGGAAGTCCCCGAGCAGCGACAGCTGGACCTGCGCGGACACCTCCACGGAGAGGAGGAGCTCCGACAGCTGGGAGGTGTGGGGCTCAGCCTCCACCAACAGGAACAGCAACAGTgatggtggggagggtggggagggcgcCAAGAAGGCGGTGCCGCCGGCTGTGCCTGCCGACGATGGCTGGGACAACCAGAACTGGTAG
- the ARFGAP1 gene encoding ADP-ribosylation factor GTPase-activating protein 1 isoform X6 gives MRTIFVRSVTMDKWKDLELEKMKVGGNAKFREFLESQEDYDPCWSLQDKYNSRAAALFRDKVTALAEGREWSLESSPAQNWTPPQPRTLPSTVHRASGQPQNVIASSDKAFEDWLNDDLGSYQGAQGNRYVGFGNTPPPQKKEDDFLNNAMSSLYSGWSSFTTGASRFASAAKEGATKFGSQASQKFWGHKQQPEPASELGHSLNENVLKPAQEKVKEGKIFDDVSSGVSQLASKVQGVSSKGWRDVTTFFSGKAEGPLDSPSEGHSYQNSGPDHFQNSSIDQSFWETFGSTESAKARKSPSSDSWTCADTSTERRSSDSWEVWGSASTNRNSNSDGGEGGEGAKKAVPPAVPADDGWDNQNW, from the exons ATGAGAACAAT CTTTGTGCGCTCCGTTACTATGGACAAGTGGAAGGACCTTGAGCTTGAGAAGATGAAAGTGGGCGGGAATGCTAAGTTCCGAGAGTTCCTGGAGTCACAAGAGGATTACGATCCCTGTTGGTCCTTGCAGGACAAGTACAACAGCAGAGCCGCGGCCCTCTTCAGGGATAAG GTGACCGCTCTGGCCGAAGGCAGAGAGTGGTCTCTGGAGTCGTCACCTGCCCAGAACTGGACCCCGCCTCAGCCCAGGACACTGCCGTCCACGGTGCACCG AGCCTCTGGCCAGCCACAGAATGTGATCGCCTCCTCGGACAAGGCTTTTGAAGACTGGCTGAATGATGACCTAGGCTCCTATCAAGG GGCCCAAGGGAATCGCTATGTGGGGTTTGGGAACACACCACCacctcaaaagaaagaagatgacTTCCTCAACAATGCCATGTCTTCCCTGTACTCG GGCTGGAGCAGCTTCACCACTGGAGCCAGCAGGTTTGCCTCAGCAGCCAAGGAGGGC gcTACAAAATTTGGATCCCAAGCAAGTCAGAAG TTTTGGGGTCACAAGCAGCAGCCGGAGCCG GCGTCCGAGCTGGGCCATAGCCTGAACGAGAACGTCCTCAAACCTGCTCAGGAGAAG GTGAAGGAGGGAAAGATTTTTGATGATGTGTCCAGTGGGGTCTCTCAGTTGGCATCCAAG GTCCAGGGAGTCAGCAGTAAGGGATGGCGGGATGTCACCACCTTTTTTTCAGGGAAAGCAGAAGGCCCCTTGGACAG CCCCTCTGAGGGCCACAGTTACCAGAACAGCGGTCCAGACCACTTCCAGAACAGCTCCATAGACCAGAGCTTCTGGGAGACCTTCGGGAGCACTGAGTCTGCCAAGGCCCGGAAGTCCCCGAGCAGCGACAGCTGGACCTGCGCGGACACCTCCACGGAGAGGAGGAGCTCCGACAGCTGGGAGGTGTGGGGCTCAGCCTCCACCAACAGGAACAGCAACAGTgatggtggggagggtggggagggcgcCAAGAAGGCGGTGCCGCCGGCTGTGCCTGCCGACGATGGCTGGGACAACCAGAACTGGTAG
- the ARFGAP1 gene encoding ADP-ribosylation factor GTPase-activating protein 1 isoform X10, which translates to MRTIFVRSVTMDKWKDLELEKMKVGGNAKFREFLESQEDYDPCWSLQDKYNSRAAALFRDKVTALAEGREWSLESSPAQNWTPPQPRTLPSTVHRASGQPQNVIASSDKAFEDWLNDDLGSYQGAQGNRYVGFGNTPPPQKKEDDFLNNAMSSLYSGWSSFTTGASRFASAAKEGATKFGSQASQKFWGHKQQPEPASELGHSLNENVLKPAQEKVQGVSSKGWRDVTTFFSGKAEGPLDSPSEGHSYQNSGPDHFQNSSIDQSFWETFGSTESAKARKSPSSDSWTCADTSTERRSSDSWEVWGSASTNRNSNSDGGEGGEGAKKAVPPAVPADDGWDNQNW; encoded by the exons ATGAGAACAAT CTTTGTGCGCTCCGTTACTATGGACAAGTGGAAGGACCTTGAGCTTGAGAAGATGAAAGTGGGCGGGAATGCTAAGTTCCGAGAGTTCCTGGAGTCACAAGAGGATTACGATCCCTGTTGGTCCTTGCAGGACAAGTACAACAGCAGAGCCGCGGCCCTCTTCAGGGATAAG GTGACCGCTCTGGCCGAAGGCAGAGAGTGGTCTCTGGAGTCGTCACCTGCCCAGAACTGGACCCCGCCTCAGCCCAGGACACTGCCGTCCACGGTGCACCG AGCCTCTGGCCAGCCACAGAATGTGATCGCCTCCTCGGACAAGGCTTTTGAAGACTGGCTGAATGATGACCTAGGCTCCTATCAAGG GGCCCAAGGGAATCGCTATGTGGGGTTTGGGAACACACCACCacctcaaaagaaagaagatgacTTCCTCAACAATGCCATGTCTTCCCTGTACTCG GGCTGGAGCAGCTTCACCACTGGAGCCAGCAGGTTTGCCTCAGCAGCCAAGGAGGGC gcTACAAAATTTGGATCCCAAGCAAGTCAGAAG TTTTGGGGTCACAAGCAGCAGCCGGAGCCG GCGTCCGAGCTGGGCCATAGCCTGAACGAGAACGTCCTCAAACCTGCTCAGGAGAAG GTCCAGGGAGTCAGCAGTAAGGGATGGCGGGATGTCACCACCTTTTTTTCAGGGAAAGCAGAAGGCCCCTTGGACAG CCCCTCTGAGGGCCACAGTTACCAGAACAGCGGTCCAGACCACTTCCAGAACAGCTCCATAGACCAGAGCTTCTGGGAGACCTTCGGGAGCACTGAGTCTGCCAAGGCCCGGAAGTCCCCGAGCAGCGACAGCTGGACCTGCGCGGACACCTCCACGGAGAGGAGGAGCTCCGACAGCTGGGAGGTGTGGGGCTCAGCCTCCACCAACAGGAACAGCAACAGTgatggtggggagggtggggagggcgcCAAGAAGGCGGTGCCGCCGGCTGTGCCTGCCGACGATGGCTGGGACAACCAGAACTGGTAG
- the ARFGAP1 gene encoding ADP-ribosylation factor GTPase-activating protein 1 isoform X8, with translation MRTIFVRSVTMDKWKDLELEKMKVGGNAKFREFLESQEDYDPCWSLQDKYNSRAAALFRDKVTALAEGREWSLESSPAQNWTPPQPRTLPSTVHRASGQPQNVIASSDKAFEDWLNDDLGSYQGAQGNRYVGFGNTPPPQKKEDDFLNNAMSSLYSGWSSFTTGASRFASAAKEGATKFGSQASQKASELGHSLNENVLKPAQEKVKEGKIFDDVSSGVSQLASKVQGVSSKGWRDVTTFFSGKAEGPLDSPSEGHSYQNSGPDHFQNSSIDQSFWETFGSTESAKARKSPSSDSWTCADTSTERRSSDSWEVWGSASTNRNSNSDGGEGGEGAKKAVPPAVPADDGWDNQNW, from the exons ATGAGAACAAT CTTTGTGCGCTCCGTTACTATGGACAAGTGGAAGGACCTTGAGCTTGAGAAGATGAAAGTGGGCGGGAATGCTAAGTTCCGAGAGTTCCTGGAGTCACAAGAGGATTACGATCCCTGTTGGTCCTTGCAGGACAAGTACAACAGCAGAGCCGCGGCCCTCTTCAGGGATAAG GTGACCGCTCTGGCCGAAGGCAGAGAGTGGTCTCTGGAGTCGTCACCTGCCCAGAACTGGACCCCGCCTCAGCCCAGGACACTGCCGTCCACGGTGCACCG AGCCTCTGGCCAGCCACAGAATGTGATCGCCTCCTCGGACAAGGCTTTTGAAGACTGGCTGAATGATGACCTAGGCTCCTATCAAGG GGCCCAAGGGAATCGCTATGTGGGGTTTGGGAACACACCACCacctcaaaagaaagaagatgacTTCCTCAACAATGCCATGTCTTCCCTGTACTCG GGCTGGAGCAGCTTCACCACTGGAGCCAGCAGGTTTGCCTCAGCAGCCAAGGAGGGC gcTACAAAATTTGGATCCCAAGCAAGTCAGAAG GCGTCCGAGCTGGGCCATAGCCTGAACGAGAACGTCCTCAAACCTGCTCAGGAGAAG GTGAAGGAGGGAAAGATTTTTGATGATGTGTCCAGTGGGGTCTCTCAGTTGGCATCCAAG GTCCAGGGAGTCAGCAGTAAGGGATGGCGGGATGTCACCACCTTTTTTTCAGGGAAAGCAGAAGGCCCCTTGGACAG CCCCTCTGAGGGCCACAGTTACCAGAACAGCGGTCCAGACCACTTCCAGAACAGCTCCATAGACCAGAGCTTCTGGGAGACCTTCGGGAGCACTGAGTCTGCCAAGGCCCGGAAGTCCCCGAGCAGCGACAGCTGGACCTGCGCGGACACCTCCACGGAGAGGAGGAGCTCCGACAGCTGGGAGGTGTGGGGCTCAGCCTCCACCAACAGGAACAGCAACAGTgatggtggggagggtggggagggcgcCAAGAAGGCGGTGCCGCCGGCTGTGCCTGCCGACGATGGCTGGGACAACCAGAACTGGTAG